In Nocardioides dokdonensis FR1436, the following are encoded in one genomic region:
- a CDS encoding type II secretion system F family protein, with protein MLIVLVAGLAAMAAAAWTPPPRARPRAGAAGTAGAPGNAAEPTGWMRRHRPLWAGCAGAAGPTLIGGGTGFVAGLGAAVLVWVLVARAEPPALRRRREQVRRDLPHLVGLLAVALRAGAAPGEAVSVACAALPGPAATHLGALTARLGLGVDPGTVWSDVARDPLLAPLGRALARAHSSGSSVVEAVEHLADDLARESRAAAEDLARSVGVRAAVPLGICLLPAFVLIGIVPLAAGLMSTLL; from the coding sequence GTGCTGATCGTGCTGGTGGCAGGGCTGGCCGCCATGGCGGCCGCTGCCTGGACGCCGCCGCCCCGGGCCCGCCCCCGCGCCGGCGCGGCGGGCACCGCCGGAGCACCTGGCAACGCCGCTGAGCCGACCGGCTGGATGCGTCGCCACCGGCCCCTGTGGGCCGGGTGCGCGGGCGCCGCGGGGCCCACGCTGATCGGTGGCGGCACCGGCTTCGTGGCCGGGCTCGGTGCGGCCGTGCTGGTCTGGGTGCTGGTGGCGCGCGCCGAACCGCCGGCGCTGCGGCGACGGCGCGAGCAGGTGCGCCGCGACCTGCCGCACCTCGTCGGTCTGCTCGCGGTCGCGCTGCGTGCCGGCGCGGCCCCGGGCGAGGCGGTCTCGGTGGCCTGTGCCGCCCTGCCCGGGCCTGCGGCCACGCACCTGGGCGCCCTGACGGCGCGGCTCGGGCTCGGGGTGGACCCGGGGACGGTCTGGTCCGACGTCGCCCGCGACCCGCTGCTCGCCCCGCTGGGCCGGGCGCTGGCCCGGGCCCACAGCAGCGGCTCCTCGGTCGTCGAGGCCGTCGAGCACCTCGCGGACGACCTGGCCCGCGAGTCCCGCGCCGCGGCCGAGGACCTCGCCCGGTCGGTGGGCGTGCGGGCCGCGGTCCCGCTGGGCATCTGCCTGCTCCCGGCGTTCGTGCTCATCGGGATCGTGCCGCTGGCCGCCGGTCTGATGAGCACCCTGCTGTGA
- a CDS encoding DUF4244 domain-containing protein, whose translation MTHPRTPENRAEDGITTAEYAVGTAAGAGLAGLLYAMLTGGFGDRLLTTLFDHVLGLLGIG comes from the coding sequence ATGACCCACCCCCGCACGCCCGAGAACCGGGCCGAGGACGGCATCACCACCGCGGAGTACGCCGTCGGGACCGCCGCCGGCGCCGGCCTGGCCGGTCTGCTCTACGCGATGCTCACCGGTGGCTTCGGCGACCGGCTGCTGACCACCCTCTTCGACCACGTGCTCGGTCTGCTGGGCATCGGGTGA
- a CDS encoding TadE family type IV pilus minor pilin, whose translation MSSGSRRERGAVTAELAMVLPLLLAVVVAMTWLLSVGLAQVRTVDAAREAARALARGEDEARATSLAVQVAPAGSRVSVGRTDGTVVVTVRGTVQGPGGLFGGLPGAEVSASATALAEQ comes from the coding sequence GTGAGCAGTGGGTCGCGACGCGAGCGTGGCGCGGTCACCGCCGAGCTGGCGATGGTGCTGCCGCTGCTGCTGGCCGTGGTGGTGGCGATGACCTGGCTGCTCAGCGTCGGCCTCGCCCAGGTGCGCACCGTCGACGCGGCCCGGGAGGCCGCCCGGGCGCTGGCCCGGGGCGAGGACGAGGCCCGGGCCACGTCCCTGGCGGTGCAGGTGGCGCCGGCGGGGAGCCGGGTCAGTGTCGGTCGCACCGACGGGACCGTGGTGGTCACCGTGCGCGGCACGGTGCAGGGCCCGGGCGGGCTGTTCGGTGGGCTGCCGGGAGCCGAGGTCTCGGCGAGCGCGACGGCGCTGGCGGAGCAGTGA
- a CDS encoding Rv3654c family TadE-like protein → MRTSPRAAGERGAATLLGVALAGMLLLVGVTLAEISAVVAAHRRAQAAADLAALAGATSPGESCAAADRVATANGARLTGCLLEGADVLVSVQVDPPPGLDRLVTIQGQARAGPAP, encoded by the coding sequence GTGAGGACTTCTCCCCGGGCCGCCGGGGAGCGGGGCGCGGCCACGCTCCTCGGCGTCGCGCTGGCCGGGATGCTCCTGCTGGTCGGCGTCACCCTCGCGGAGATCTCTGCCGTCGTGGCCGCCCACCGCCGGGCGCAGGCCGCGGCCGACCTCGCGGCGCTCGCGGGGGCCACCAGCCCGGGGGAGTCGTGCGCCGCCGCGGACCGGGTCGCCACGGCCAACGGGGCCCGGTTGACCGGCTGCCTGCTGGAGGGGGCGGACGTGCTGGTCAGCGTGCAGGTCGACCCGCCGCCCGGCCTCGACCGGCTCGTCACGATCCAGGGTCAGGCCCGCGCCGGTCCGGCGCCGTGA